The DNA sequence aaagaaaaagattttagAGGTGGAGGAGAAAATGAAAGTAGACGAATGGGAAGATTTGTGCAAGCGAGGTTTACCTAACTTCCCAATTCGTTCGTAATGCTTTTGCCTTCGAGAAAGGGTTCACATTTCCAAGGCACACACCTTCTAAGGAGTAACTTTAGTCCATGACAAATCAATGATCCCACTAATCAATACTTAATAACATAATATTCTAAACTTTGTCCATATaatctttctttcttcaatTGATTAATTCGAACTTCCGTAAGGTTACAAAATTAGGAATGGGACTTGGgaatattaatttgattaaaaaaaaaattaaactattaattTACTAGCTCTCCCCTTGGCCAAGTTCATGAGCAATTTATGGTATCCTATCAAATCAATGGCTTCAAATAATGGCATGTGGTAGCGTGGGAGAAAAGAAGGGATATTTTTGTactatatgatatatgatatagaTTGATTAAACAATTATcgtttctcttttaattttctatcaTTGAGCATacattaataattcaaaataggAGACACCTTTGTATCTTAAAAATCGAAAATTCATGCTCATTTGAACGTTGAACAAACGAATTGAAGATGACATTGTTGAAAGAGTGGGTCAAGAAATGTTAAACATTATAGGCGGCTACTATTGACTAGAGAATATAGGGGCGTTTGGCCTTATCCATGCCCAATTTGTGCAAGTTCTTTTCataatgagaaaaacatgccAACCCCCAAAGTGGTGAAAACTTGAGAAATGGGTCTGCTTTTGGATCTGTCCTCACCTGCAAAAGCATCAATCAACCAACCCATTCTCTTTTATGCACTCTCAAGAATGCTAAGTGTCATAGTCTACAAGGGTCATCATTGCCTTGGTGATTCATGCATTCTTGTGCaacacatgtttttttttttttcaaaaaaaaaaaagcttttgaaCTTTCACTTCTTTTTGAATTGGAATTTGCAAAAGTTTGAATagcatgaaagaaaaaatagatcattttgaataaatgaaattggTTGAGAATGATTCTTAAAAAAccttctaataaaatttttgtttggagacttaaatatgaaattggttttcttaatttattttgaataaatgtaCTATAATTCAtatgtaatataaaaattttcaaagttttctatatttttaattattgttcaaaatactttatagaaaataattgaaaatatcttaattttgttttcaaaaatattttgtatttagaatatatattttttcttaaatatttaccaaacatattttttgaattagaaaatgattttaagtttGAAAGAATGTGATAGTActatatcttttttaaaaataattttcaaacaaaatctaAGATTTAGGTACGAGTGAATAAGATTATTTCGATAATAAGGTCAATAAGATTATTTCGGTCATAAggtgattattatttttctatgtaTTAGTAATGatcattttgaattattaaatgaaattgtATCCTTTCTTATAAGCATGtgtaaattcaaaatttctaaaaaataatttctaataccATCAAGAGATGTTTGAAATAAAGGAATAGAGAAATAGCCCCATTTAtgattgtatttgattttatttttttcagagAAATGAAATcgatgtaaaaaaaataaacgagACTTAGGTATAAATGAATaagattatttttatcaattgacTAATTTTGATTCACTACTAcgttttatataatattagaaaaatacttttgaatataaaattcaaaattggttTTATAGGAAAAACTACTTTTCTATGACAAGGACATTTTCGAGTTAATGGAATGAAATTGTATCTTTTACGTGTGACAAGTTGCATTTATCAAAATTTGCAAGTgtatagtaaaataaataaataaataaatgcaatgtactattattttgtcaaaagtaagttatattataaattaaatttaagaactTTAAATAAGACTTTCACATTAAGGTTAAATTTCAGTTCAATCCAATCTATCGACCAGATGATCTATCATCAACtaatttttaaggtttttaggTGATTGTTGAAGGGTCAAATTGCTCAAATGATTACACTATCTATTGTCTGGTAGCTCAACATATTGAGGATATCCTCAATTAGTACCAAGTTCGATAATCTTTGTCATTTTCATATATCGACATGTTTAATTAACACGTACccctttattttatatttttataaaactagAATTTTAAAACTCCAAATGATTAAGCATCGACTAGGTTTGactttttatgaattttgaaaatcatgtgAACTTTTAATACAACGGTTTGAAGGTTagttttcatttaaattttttagcaGAATTTGGATGAAATTTTCATTAAGCAAAATAATTTAGGTTACTTAGACAATTTTTATGTTCCACCTTACATGCTTAAGgacataatattaatttttaaattggaaatcCTCTATTCTTGTGACCTTGACTTCATTTATCCTTCAAATACTTTGTCAATTTTAATGACCTTAGACAACACTTAAGCTCACCATTAAATgtttatcatttatttgtaatcaTTAAATTcgataattccattttttttttctcaataaataCACTCCAAATCGAGCGAGATTTAATAGTTAGATTTACtaataaatctattaatttttaaaaataattatgaaaaaaatttacaaattgaaATTGGTTTAAAATGAGTATGCAGATGCTTTTTGTATAAGCATAATTATAttgttataaattttcttattaagctgatagattttaataaaaaaaatacattttttgattttattataatattagaattcatattttatcaaaatcaatatatttttaagttttatttttaataagatatgaattgaattgaattaatatcaatataaattgaatccataattttttacaaaatccaaattgaaaaattattttaaaaataattaaagtttatttattcaaaagagttttctaatttttattccttgaaaaatcactttttttttctaaagaaaatgaaagactctattttattatttaaaaaaaaaaaaatcagtttttattatttaaattaaaaattaaactgttttttattcatttcctaCTTTCCCAGGATCCAAACGGACCGGCAGCAATACAATATAAAGCATCAGACAGGAGCCTCTCATCAACGGTATTAACGGTTTGTGGAGGCTGACTTGGTCAAGACCAGTAGACCACAggcccatttctctctctctaagcCCCGAGGCCTCTCTCCTTCGGAGGCTCTCTCGCCACCTCCATCCACAAACTTTCACAAAAGACAATGAACACATCCCAACAACAACCCATTAGGAAACCACCCAAACTCAGCCACACAAAATCCACAGGAAAATCTCGCCGCCGGCTCTGAGAATTCACCTCATTTCTCACCTAAATAATGACCCTTGCTTCatcttctgttttctttttcactgTCGTCCTTCTTTTTCCGTTCAGTTTCTCGATGTCGGATTCTGAAGCTTTGCTTAAGCTCAAGCAATCTTTTACCAATACTAATGCTCTCGATTCTTGGAAGCCTGGTTCTGGGCCTTGCACTGGAGATAAGGAATGGGGTGGACTGGTTTGTTTCAATGGCATTGTCACAGGTCTTCATTTGGTAGGAATGGGATTATCCGGGAAAATCGACGTCGAAGCTTTGACTGCGATCACGGGTCTTCGGACCATCAGCATTGTAAACAATTCTTTTTCGGGTTCCATCCCGGAATTCAACCGATTGGGGGCTTTGAAGGCCATTTTCATATCTGGGAATCAGTTTTCCGGGGAGATTCCGCCAGATTACTTTGTGAGAATGGCTTCTTTGAAAAAACTATGGCTTTCCGATAATAAATTCACCGGCGCAATTCCTTTGTCAATTCAGCTTCTTTCTCATCTTATTGAGCTGCACCTTGAAAACAACCAATTCACCGGAACTATCCCGGATTTTAATCTGCCAACGTTGAAGTCGCTTAATCTTTCGAATAATAAATTAAAGGGAGCCATCCCCGATAGTTTATCGAAATTTGGTGGGAGCGCATTTGCAGGCAATGCGGGACTGTGTGGGGAAGAATTGGGAAATGGGTGCAATCATCATGGGATTGATCTCGGGACAGACAGGTCCCGCAAGGCCATTGCAGTGATCATATCAGTGGCTGTCGTGATTATATCTCTTCTAATCATCGTGGTTTTTCTGATGAGGAGAAGAAAAGAGGAAGAATTCGACGTGCTTGAGAATGTTGACGAGTCAGTTGAGGTGCGAATATCGGGGTCTAGCAGAAAGGAGGGATCAAGCACCAGCAGAAGGGCCATAGGCTCGAGCCGGAGGGGCTCCAACCGTTCGAGCCAGGTCAAGAGCAGCATGAAGGAGGACATGGTGGTGgtgaatgaagaaaaaggtaTTTTCGGGATGTCGGACTTGATGAAAGCTGCTGCTGAGGTGCTTGGAACTGGCAGTTTGGGGTCGGCCTACAAGGCGGTGATGGCCACCGGCATTGCGGTGGTGGTGAAGAGGATGAAAGAAATGAATAGAGTAAGCAAAGAAGGATTCGATCTGGAGCTCAGGCGACTGGGCAGCCTGCAACACCCCAATGTTCTAAACCCTTTGGGTTACCATTTTCGAAAAGAGGAGAAGCTCATCATCTACGAGTACATTCCCAAAGGCAGTTTGCTATTTGTACTCCATGGTAATGAATTCAAACATTAGCTGATTAATACTTTCAAGttgtttttaacaataaatttcTGTTCACAactaaaacatcaaaattaattttcttctattactttttttaatataaaaattattgattagATTTCAggtattcaattattatttttgaattaattatatAACTAAATGTGCTTAATTCCTATAAgtttaagattttattaaatatctcaCTTATTTTAAGTGAGAAAAAAAGATGAGTAAAAATAGAGGATATGTTTGATGATATTAATAGAAGACAAAATGTAACTTGACTTTATACTTTATCCACATGCTATTTCAAATGACATTCATAATAGACACTTAATATGAAGTTTGTTGAGTGTACTCTCTCATTTAGTATTAAAACATTAccttaatttgatttgatatataatatgtgtcaattatccataaatttaagttttttaagttatattgaTTAATTACTTATACTAATTATAgtgatattttctatttatgaaATTCTTAAATCCTACTATGTTATGcatattattgatatattactTAACAATTTAAGCTAATTTTACGATCTTAGGTGATCGAGGACCCTCCCATGCGGGGCTCAATTGGCCAGCGCGTTTAAAGATCGTTCAAGGGATCGCTCGAGGATTGGGCTATCTCCACACCGAGCTAGCCTCATTGGACTTGCCCCATGGCAATCTCAAATCAAGCAATATCCTTCTCACCTTCGACCACGATCCATTACTCTCAGACTATGGATATAGCCCATTGATCAGCGTCAGCTTTGTTTCACAAGCCTTGTTCGCCTACAGGGCCCCCGAGGCCGTCCGGGACAATCAGATATCGCCCAAGTGCGACGTCTACTGCCTCGGAATCGTCATTCTTGAGATCCTTATCGGAAAATTTCCCATGCAGTATCTAAACAACAGCAAAGGTGGCACCGACGTGGTGGAATGGGCGGTGTCCGCCATTGCAGACGGGAGAGAAGCTGAGGTATTCGATCCCGAGATCGCAAGCTCCATAAACTCCATGGAAGAGATGGTGAAACTCCTCCACATCGGCGTCGCTTGCGCCGAGAGCAACCCCGAGCAGCGGCCGGACATAAAGGAGGCCATTAGAAGGATAGAGGAAATCCATATAGAGGGAGGCGGCAGCGGAGGAGGAGCTAGCCATGATAGAACCATTCAAGTTCTGCCGTCGCTCCGGGACGGATACGGAGAAGTGCCGGTGACAGTACCGCAATCGAGCCCTCGGGAGGCGTATGGCGAGATCTCTCTGAATGGATCCGACAGCCTCGAAGAGAACCCCGGCGCCGGGCACCGCAACGACAACTTCTCATTTTCCATTTCCTAACGAGCTGTTTTAATTTCAGCAGTAGATTTGGGAGCAGAttcaaggaagaagaagaatactGCAGAAGGCTTTATTCAAGTGATGGAATGTGGATGAGTGTGAAAGCACAATTCTTATACCATAAATCATGTAAATCCATGAAGCGCCTTCCTGATTGAAGGAATCTGTTTGAGAAAAACACATGGAAATTGCCTGGAGCCTAGAAGAAATTTATTAAGAGTTCATGCAGATATACGTATATAGTTGTAATATCAGCTATGttagaatgattaaaatataaattttggatTAATTTCACTCAGACCCGTAAAAtttgatgattgattttaaattttatccgTTAGCACTCCTATAAATATATTtcctaaatattttcttaaaaaaaataaacttttttagaaaatatatttcagtgtatttatattaaacttCAAGATCgtgaataaaattaacctataaagtttcaaaatagaaaattaagagCAATAAAGTATGAtactttatttaatatttcaataaaatataaaacatgtcattaaaaattaatgaaaagatGTCATTGAAagggtatttgataaataacttaataacttaatttaattctttgaaTTAGACGTTGAAAAGTATATTGACtgataacttaataatttaattaaagaatgcaagttagattttttatattttatttttttagtttttttatcatctaATGCCAACCCATTAACCACACAAGGCCCATTGTCTTGGCCCATATAAAAAGGCTATGAGATTGGGTTGTAAAGAGCACAAAGCCCATTGAGACTCCCAAGTTCCAACTTCCAACTCATTGACGGTTCTGAAAGAAAATTAGTCAACCCTTATCTGCCACAGAATCATAGGTGATTACAGCTGGAGATCGgattcaatatttatttatttatttatttaaataaagcACACAACAGTAGCCCACCTGGCCACCTGTGCCCTAAAATAATCCCCATTAACTATTTTGGAATTTCTTCATTATCCTTTTTCCATTCCCAATCACCCCTTAACCATTGAGCCAGACTTATGATTTGGGCACTCATTTCttctattaataatatttttattaaaaatactataatatttttaacaaaaattaatttccaaaaaaatcaccactgaatcattttctaaatttttaaaaataatttttaaaaatttattaagtaaTATCATACTTCCAAATAtcagaaaacatttttaagccTCTCAAAATCTTACCTTAAATCTAATAAATCATACAATtaatatttaaactaatttttgaaatatttagacaaaaatcttaaaaaaaagcatatttttCACAAGcatatatttagttaaattcttataaatatcaaattgaaaagtaaaaatgaaaatatactaaaaaaaatttattttccctcccttgattttactataaaaaatcataaaaaaaattaaatataattaaatttagataaaaataatgtattttaaatttatttatttattttttacacaacataataaaaataaataaaattaattaaaataatttattgactttaattttattttttattttttatttctttcaattcttttctggtattttcttttaaatttttcaaaaatcaaaattttttaacccaattagagttgtttattattttgtttttaatttaaatttttatttaataatatatatatatatatatatatatatattgatttacaTTTTGTCCATGATTCTCTCGATTTGTTTTTAATCTGCACCACTCGTGCAACCCCtaatttaacaataatttcTCTTCTCTAGATTATTGTTAATTAATCATCTCAATCAATGCTTGGGCCACTCACAAGattcacaaaataaatgataataattaattaattaattaatatagtACATCTTTATTAATGTATGTAACCTTGTTGGCAGCTTAAAGAATTGAATCATGTCACCTTCATTAATTAAATCagcaatttaaaattaatttttattatgattatattattttaggTTTGTGAGCGCGTGCGTACACGTGAATGTTGGCCTATCTTGGGTGTGGATTGGTTGACTTAAATAAGCACACCATTAAGCTAATTGAGTTCAACAAGAAAGCCTCATGCGATCTTTAAATCACTGAATTTAAGTCATTCTGATTAGGACATTTTTAGTGtgtaaattgaaagaaaataataataataaaaaaatctcaatctattaagaattaaatttggaaaaaatgcaaaaaaaaaaaaaaaaaaaattgattaaagcCAAAAACATGTtgggaaaatggaaaaaaaaaatctgaggGCATGTTTGGGAgctgttttatatttttttagaataaaaaaacatagaaaacatgtttgataattcaaaattgtttttattttttgtgatttatgaacaaaaaataaaaaaatatgatatttttaaataatattttttagttgtttttacttatgtctttaaaagttgttttaaaaaaataattatgtaaatatgtagaatgattaaaaataaaatactacatacaaaaattatttttaaaactaggttaaaaatattttaagttttcaaacagacttttgttttattaaaatcataaaacaatttttaaaaataatttaaaaaaaatacatttcataattattttgaaaaataattatcaaataggtcCTTAATCTCtggtttgttttaaaataaaataaaataaaaacatttaaaaactcagtgttatgttttcaaaaaccaatttttgagaataattttcaaaaacaaattgtcgaaaataaaatttaattttaaattttaaatatcaaaaacaatttttatttatttattatctatgaAAGTATTATTAAGATGCATTGCGATGCTTAAACTTGGTGATTGATATGTCAAAGAAGGCTtgatctatttttatatatgtatttccGGGGTTTGATATAATAAGATATTTAGAAGGTGTGAAATATTCAAAGAACCGATATTATTCACCATAATTTTGGTAAAGGTGTGaatttaaataaacttgctTGTTTGATTCAAAAactgaaaactgtttttaaaaattcacaatATTGTGGgactattattttttagaaataatttttaaaagtaaagtgaaataaataataatttttaaaatataagtatgattttttttactagtttttaaaaataaaaggaaaacatagattaattaaatcatatttttttaaacttatttataaaaacattttttttttgttttttaacttaaaaataatttttaaaaacaaattttagaaaatataactAAACCGAAAAC is a window from the Vitis riparia cultivar Riparia Gloire de Montpellier isolate 1030 chromosome 9, EGFV_Vit.rip_1.0, whole genome shotgun sequence genome containing:
- the LOC117922594 gene encoding pollen receptor-like kinase 3, with the protein product MTLASSSVFFFTVVLLFPFSFSMSDSEALLKLKQSFTNTNALDSWKPGSGPCTGDKEWGGLVCFNGIVTGLHLVGMGLSGKIDVEALTAITGLRTISIVNNSFSGSIPEFNRLGALKAIFISGNQFSGEIPPDYFVRMASLKKLWLSDNKFTGAIPLSIQLLSHLIELHLENNQFTGTIPDFNLPTLKSLNLSNNKLKGAIPDSLSKFGGSAFAGNAGLCGEELGNGCNHHGIDLGTDRSRKAIAVIISVAVVIISLLIIVVFLMRRRKEEEFDVLENVDESVEVRISGSSRKEGSSTSRRAIGSSRRGSNRSSQVKSSMKEDMVVVNEEKGIFGMSDLMKAAAEVLGTGSLGSAYKAVMATGIAVVVKRMKEMNRVSKEGFDLELRRLGSLQHPNVLNPLGYHFRKEEKLIIYEYIPKGSLLFVLHGDRGPSHAGLNWPARLKIVQGIARGLGYLHTELASLDLPHGNLKSSNILLTFDHDPLLSDYGYSPLISVSFVSQALFAYRAPEAVRDNQISPKCDVYCLGIVILEILIGKFPMQYLNNSKGGTDVVEWAVSAIADGREAEVFDPEIASSINSMEEMVKLLHIGVACAESNPEQRPDIKEAIRRIEEIHIEGGGSGGGASHDRTIQVLPSLRDGYGEVPVTVPQSSPREAYGEISLNGSDSLEENPGAGHRNDNFSFSIS